A genome region from Triticum aestivum cultivar Chinese Spring chromosome 2B, IWGSC CS RefSeq v2.1, whole genome shotgun sequence includes the following:
- the LOC123044591 gene encoding uncharacterized protein encodes MWPPPDAPSPASRRLPARSILVLAGSALPLGGHGRPHAFFPLPSSQPGATIREPAPLPTLRSAVRRAAAARIELLLPRRGAASWRAPFPATCLDDGARARPPPWYSSLSSQAAVPWRSPTALRQRSRLDGEGGGRCSAAQTPCGLQPGIPSMLLNFVFMQLGGKMLQCGSRDNDTIIVSVVDDTPTCGSLGVTAQFFALRVVFAVPQCIFSGYAV; translated from the exons ATGTGGCCTCCTCCTGATgcgccctctcctgcctcccggcGCCTCCCGGCCAGATCCATCCTCGTCCTGGCCGGATCCGCCTTGCCCCTCGGTGGACACGGCAGGCCACACGCATTCTTCCCCCTTCCTTCATCTCAACCCGGCGCCACCATCAGAGAACCGGCTCCTCTTCCTACCTTACGCTCGGCCGTAAGGAGGGCAGCAGCAGCCAGGATCGAGCTCCTCCTCCCTCGACGCGGGGCCGCGTCCTGGCGAGCGCCCTTTCCTGCGACTTGTCTGGACGACGGTGCACGCGCAAGGCCACCTCCCTGGTACTCCTCATTGTCCTCTCAGGCAGCGGTGCCATGGCGGAGCCCTACAGCG CTCCGGCAGCGCTCCCGCCTTGACGGTGAGGGTGGTGGCCGCTGCAGTGCAGCTCAAACGCCCTGTGGTTTGCAGCCCGGAATTCCTTCTATGCTTTTAAATTTTGTTTTTATGCAGCTCGGAGGCAAGATGTTGCAGTGCGGTTCGCGGGATAACGACACAATTATTGTATCtgttgtggatgacacacccactTGCGgttcgcttggcgtgacagcgcagTTCTTTGCTCTGCGTGTGGTTTTCGCCGTTCCGCAGTGTATTTTCAGTGGTTATGCAGTGTAG